One [Clostridium] saccharolyticum WM1 DNA segment encodes these proteins:
- the rd gene encoding rubredoxin, protein MQKYECPCGYIYDPELGDPDNGIEPGTAWEDVPDDWTCPVCGLEKDAFNAI, encoded by the coding sequence TTGCAGAAATACGAGTGTCCCTGTGGTTATATATATGATCCGGAATTAGGTGACCCGGATAATGGAATTGAACCAGGTACTGCCTGGGAGGATGTCCCTGATGATTGGACATGCCCTGTATGCGGTTTAGAAAAAGATGCATTTAATGCAATCTAA
- a CDS encoding VOC family protein: protein MRRQAAKPIGNIDHIALTCENLEEAYEEIVAQGHKLISEGIESNQMFAPLTNRFFLFQGPNGEKIEFCKVG from the coding sequence GTGAGACGCCAGGCTGCAAAGCCCATAGGAAACATCGACCACATTGCCCTGACCTGTGAGAATCTGGAAGAAGCATATGAAGAAATCGTGGCTCAGGGACATAAACTCATTTCAGAAGGAATAGAATCCAACCAGATGTTTGCACCTCTCACCAACCGTTTCTTTCTTTTTCAGGGTCCCAATGGGGAGAAGATCGAATTTTGCAAAGTTGGCTAG
- a CDS encoding carbohydrate ABC transporter permease: MYWKLRKTVPYGVLTLLAIMFVLPLLWILLASFDGNASQAVKVPAQWTLDNYKVILSSQTNQRAFANGLFISFGQSVLVVLFAGLAAYPLSRYELRYKSLFLYTILFMTSLPITAVMVPVYKMFLTIGLYDKTLGLILFLTATSMPYGIWLMKNFMDNVPIELEEAAWVDGASPLDSIRRIIAPLMFPGICVVFIFTFSGSWGNFFIPYILLQTLNKLPASVTLYQFFGQHGMIIYGQLAAYSAVYAIPSILLYILSQNYMSKGFNMAGAAKG, translated from the coding sequence ATGTATTGGAAATTGAGAAAAACGGTGCCCTATGGGGTGCTGACTTTATTAGCAATTATGTTTGTCCTTCCCCTGCTTTGGATCCTGCTGGCCTCCTTTGACGGCAATGCCTCTCAGGCGGTGAAGGTGCCCGCCCAGTGGACCCTTGATAATTACAAGGTGATCTTATCCAGCCAGACCAATCAGCGGGCATTTGCCAACGGACTGTTCATATCCTTTGGACAGTCGGTCCTGGTGGTGCTTTTTGCAGGTCTTGCCGCCTATCCCCTGTCAAGATATGAACTTCGTTATAAAAGCCTGTTTTTATATACGATTTTATTTATGACCTCTCTTCCCATAACGGCAGTCATGGTCCCGGTGTATAAGATGTTCCTGACCATTGGCTTATATGACAAGACTTTGGGGCTCATCTTGTTTTTAACAGCAACTTCCATGCCTTATGGGATCTGGCTCATGAAAAACTTTATGGACAATGTCCCCATAGAGCTGGAGGAAGCAGCCTGGGTGGACGGTGCCTCCCCATTGGACAGCATACGCAGGATCATCGCACCCTTAATGTTTCCGGGGATCTGTGTGGTTTTCATATTTACTTTTTCCGGAAGCTGGGGCAACTTTTTTATTCCCTATATTCTGCTGCAGACTTTGAATAAATTACCGGCATCGGTAACCCTATACCAATTTTTCGGACAGCATGGTATGATAATATACGGACAGTTGGCCGCATACTCAGCTGTCTATGCCATTCCATCCATATTACTTTATATTCTGTCGCAAAACTATATGTCTAAGGGCTTTAATATGGCCGGGGCTGCCAAAGGCTGA
- a CDS encoding ferritin, producing MLNKEIVAKLNKQINFELYSAYIYLDISNYYADSNLNGFANWFKIQTQEERDHAMLFMDYLLNNSEKVVLEDIKAPDFVYTDFRQPAMTAYDHEIKVTASIHDIYGTAYELKDFRTMQFLDWFVKEQNEEEKNTDEIIKRYDLFGNDAKGLYLLDSELAARVYTPPSLVL from the coding sequence TTGTTAAATAAAGAAATTGTTGCTAAGTTAAACAAACAGATTAATTTTGAACTGTATTCGGCATACATCTATCTGGATATATCCAATTATTATGCTGACAGTAATTTAAACGGCTTTGCGAATTGGTTTAAGATTCAGACTCAGGAAGAGCGGGATCATGCCATGCTCTTTATGGATTATTTACTTAACAATAGCGAGAAGGTTGTGCTGGAAGATATTAAGGCTCCCGATTTTGTTTACACGGATTTCCGCCAGCCGGCTATGACCGCCTATGACCATGAGATAAAAGTAACGGCTTCCATTCATGATATTTATGGAACCGCTTACGAATTAAAAGACTTCCGTACCATGCAGTTCCTTGACTGGTTTGTAAAAGAACAGAACGAGGAAGAGAAAAATACGGATGAGATCATAAAAAGATACGATTTATTCGGAAATGATGCAAAGGGACTGTATTTGCTGGATTCAGAGCTGGCGGCCAGAGTTTATACGCCACCTTCTCTTGTTCTTTAA
- a CDS encoding FprA family A-type flavoprotein, producing MYCVKNIKDDLFWVGGSDRRLALFENAYPIPKGISYNSYVLLDEKTVLFDTVDRAITGQFMENVEAVLGGRNLDYIIVNHMEPDHCATLGEMVRRYPDVKIICNTKTVPIINQFYEFGVDCRAVIVKEGDTFSSGRHSFTFYMAPMVHWPEVMVTYDTTDKILFSADAFGTFGAMNGNLFADEVNFEREWLDEARRYYSNIVGKYGPSTQTLLKKIKELDIQILCPLHGPVWRDQICWYMDKYFKWSSYTPEEHAVMIAYGSIYGNTENAANILACRLAERGIRNIVMYDVSSTHPSVILSEAFRCSHLVFASATYNGGIFSSMEHLLLDMKAHNVQNRTVALMENGSWGVMAGKKMTEILSEMKNMTILDQTITIKSSVKEDQLAEIAAMANAIADTFN from the coding sequence ATGTATTGTGTAAAAAATATCAAAGACGACTTGTTCTGGGTTGGGGGAAGTGACCGCCGTCTGGCCCTGTTCGAAAACGCCTATCCCATACCGAAGGGGATATCCTATAACTCCTACGTCCTGCTAGACGAGAAAACCGTTCTTTTTGATACCGTTGACCGGGCAATCACCGGACAGTTCATGGAAAATGTGGAGGCAGTCCTTGGGGGACGGAATCTGGATTACATCATTGTAAATCACATGGAGCCGGACCACTGTGCCACGTTGGGGGAAATGGTAAGAAGATATCCTGATGTAAAAATCATCTGCAATACCAAAACAGTCCCCATCATCAATCAGTTTTACGAATTCGGCGTTGACTGCCGGGCTGTGATCGTGAAAGAAGGGGATACCTTCTCCTCCGGCAGGCATTCCTTTACCTTTTATATGGCTCCCATGGTCCACTGGCCGGAAGTAATGGTTACTTACGACACAACGGACAAGATCCTTTTCTCCGCCGATGCCTTCGGTACCTTTGGCGCCATGAACGGAAACCTGTTCGCTGATGAAGTGAATTTTGAACGGGAATGGCTTGACGAAGCCAGAAGATACTATTCCAATATCGTAGGAAAATACGGTCCGTCCACCCAGACCCTTTTAAAGAAGATCAAGGAATTAGACATCCAGATTCTTTGTCCGCTCCACGGACCTGTGTGGCGTGACCAGATCTGCTGGTATATGGACAAGTATTTTAAATGGAGCAGCTACACTCCGGAAGAACATGCCGTTATGATCGCTTATGGCTCCATATATGGAAACACGGAAAATGCAGCCAACATCCTGGCCTGCCGCCTTGCAGAACGGGGCATCCGCAACATCGTCATGTATGACGTATCTTCCACCCATCCCTCTGTGATCCTTTCAGAAGCCTTCCGCTGCAGCCATCTGGTATTTGCTTCGGCTACCTATAACGGCGGAATCTTCTCCAGCATGGAACATCTGCTTCTGGATATGAAGGCCCACAATGTACAAAACCGTACAGTCGCCCTTATGGAAAACGGTTCCTGGGGTGTCATGGCAGGCAAAAAGATGACGGAAATTCTATCTGAAATGAAAAATATGACCATACTGGATCAGACCATTACCATAAAGTCTTCTGTAAAAGAGGACCAGTTGGCGGAAATTGCTGCTATGGCAAATGCCATTGCAGACACTTTCAACTAA
- a CDS encoding MarR family winged helix-turn-helix transcriptional regulator yields the protein MKKEILASKHCPYCKRHCSFSDPHCGKGRALAEKFKEEKRFKEEKKRKPEIKRKAELLTEESRTAEEPASEPVKAPEKNEWKGILSEIRLLRLCYNGMKQLSDRKAGKQFYILAVLAEKGSLIQKELKVHTGLHSGELEEALEKLEKKACISRKRTEDKTIYISLTSKGADSAKELARDWKKDNGSIFASLTEEDKNVLEGILNKIIK from the coding sequence ATGAAAAAAGAGATACTTGCAAGCAAGCACTGTCCATACTGCAAAAGGCACTGTTCTTTCTCAGATCCCCATTGCGGTAAGGGGAGAGCTTTGGCAGAAAAGTTTAAGGAAGAAAAGAGATTTAAGGAAGAAAAGAAGCGTAAGCCAGAGATTAAGCGAAAGGCTGAACTTCTAACCGAGGAGTCCCGGACGGCAGAGGAACCTGCTTCGGAACCGGTAAAGGCTCCTGAAAAGAATGAGTGGAAAGGTATCCTGTCTGAAATCAGGCTTCTGCGCCTTTGTTACAACGGAATGAAGCAGCTGTCTGACAGAAAGGCAGGAAAACAGTTTTACATACTGGCAGTGTTGGCGGAAAAAGGCAGCCTGATACAAAAGGAGCTAAAGGTTCATACAGGGCTGCATTCCGGGGAGTTGGAAGAGGCTTTGGAAAAGCTGGAGAAAAAGGCATGCATCAGCCGGAAGCGAACGGAAGACAAAACCATATATATTTCCCTTACCTCAAAAGGGGCTGATTCGGCAAAAGAACTTGCCCGGGACTGGAAGAAAGATAACGGCAGTATATTTGCTTCGCTTACGGAAGAAGACAAGAACGTTCTGGAAGGTATTTTAAATAAAATCATAAAGTAA
- a CDS encoding carbohydrate ABC transporter permease, giving the protein MNKNSSRLLAEARKSVFILPSMALLLVFFVMPILLTVYYSFTNLALSGENAKQLKFIGFSNYISMFKDRTVRISIVNTLVFLLGSLMGQQVLGFLIALNMRNRNRIFRGIVGPVFLAGWIMPEVVVALCCSTFFGDEGTLNQIFSFFHLPTVEFLFAIPMATVILANIWHGTAFSMMNFQSALDGVPADIEEAAKVDGAGPFQTMIRIILPCIKNTIATNTMLNTLSTLGVFGLIYMMTGGGPGTKTLTLPIFMYRQAFISQQLGYGTAISMILLVIGIVLSVFYTRVMRKD; this is encoded by the coding sequence ATGAATAAAAATAGCAGCCGGCTGTTGGCGGAAGCAAGAAAGTCCGTATTCATTCTGCCTTCTATGGCCCTTTTACTTGTGTTTTTTGTAATGCCGATTTTATTGACTGTTTATTATTCCTTTACAAATCTGGCTTTATCTGGGGAGAATGCAAAACAGCTTAAATTTATCGGCTTCTCCAATTATATCAGCATGTTTAAGGACCGTACCGTGCGTATCAGCATTGTCAACACTCTTGTATTTCTCCTTGGAAGTCTTATGGGTCAGCAGGTACTGGGGTTTCTCATTGCCCTTAACATGAGGAACCGAAATAGGATCTTCCGGGGAATCGTAGGGCCTGTTTTCCTGGCAGGCTGGATTATGCCGGAGGTGGTTGTGGCCTTATGCTGCAGCACCTTTTTCGGAGATGAGGGTACCTTAAACCAGATCTTTTCCTTTTTCCATCTTCCCACCGTGGAATTCTTGTTTGCCATTCCCATGGCAACGGTTATTTTAGCAAACATATGGCATGGGACTGCATTTTCCATGATGAACTTTCAGTCAGCCTTAGATGGGGTACCGGCGGATATTGAGGAAGCCGCAAAGGTGGATGGGGCAGGTCCTTTTCAGACCATGATCAGGATTATACTACCCTGCATCAAGAACACCATAGCCACAAATACCATGCTGAATACCTTATCCACCCTTGGCGTATTCGGCCTGATTTACATGATGACAGGCGGGGGACCAGGAACCAAGACCCTGACCCTGCCCATCTTTATGTACCGGCAGGCATTTATTTCCCAGCAGCTGGGATACGGTACGGCGATTTCCATGATTTTACTTGTGATCGGGATTGTGCTCAGTGTTTTCTATACGAGAGTCATGAGAAAGGACTAA
- the fsa gene encoding fructose-6-phosphate aldolase: MRFFIDTANTDEIKKANDMGIICGVTTNPSLIAKEGRDFAQVIKEITSIVDGPISGEVKATTVDAQGMIMEGREIAAIHPNMVVKIPMTVEGLKAVKGLTAEGIKTNVTLVFSAAQALLAARAGATYVSPFLGRLDDISMPGIDLICDIMDIFKEHGIETEIIAASVRNPVHVIDCAKAGADIATVPYGVLVQMTKHPLTDQGIEKFKADYKAVFGE, from the coding sequence ATGAGATTTTTTATCGATACAGCAAATACGGATGAAATAAAGAAAGCAAACGACATGGGCATCATTTGCGGTGTTACTACCAATCCTTCCCTGATCGCCAAGGAAGGCCGTGATTTTGCCCAGGTGATCAAAGAGATCACTTCCATCGTGGACGGACCCATCAGCGGAGAAGTGAAAGCCACAACAGTGGATGCCCAGGGCATGATTATGGAAGGCCGTGAAATTGCAGCAATTCATCCCAATATGGTTGTAAAGATCCCTATGACCGTGGAAGGTTTAAAAGCCGTTAAGGGATTGACTGCAGAAGGGATCAAGACCAATGTGACTCTGGTATTTTCTGCTGCCCAGGCACTTTTGGCCGCCCGCGCAGGAGCAACCTATGTCTCTCCGTTTTTAGGCCGTCTGGATGATATCTCCATGCCGGGCATTGATCTGATTTGCGATATTATGGATATTTTTAAGGAACATGGAATTGAAACGGAAATTATTGCTGCAAGTGTCCGCAATCCGGTTCATGTGATCGACTGTGCAAAGGCAGGGGCAGACATTGCTACCGTACCCTATGGTGTACTGGTACAGATGACAAAACATCCGCTGACCGATCAGGGAATTGAAAAATTCAAGGCGGATTATAAAGCGGTGTTCGGAGAGTAA
- a CDS encoding XdhC/CoxI family protein, whose product MAGYYEELSNADKNKSLISLTIISGQGMGSKALWSDGEFILKQGDETIFDDFSEELKNLDKTQTIKIQNSTLFCELVTGEKYMVVCGAGHISIPIIRIGKMLGFHVTVIDDRVSFANTARKEGADAVICKPFREALEEISGSTGHYFIIVTRGHRHDQDCLSQIIGKKNAYIGMIGSRARVKLVKDFLESEGVSRVLLDKIYTPIGLKINAQTPEEIAVAIMAEIIQIKNGSRKTFGYPKEILEGLISRESDDIPRSLVTIVSRKGSAPRDVGSKMIVMLDGSTMGTIGGGCVEAEVCAIAREVARDKTPVLKKVDMTPDNAEDEGMVCGGIVEVYIEPV is encoded by the coding sequence ATGGCAGGTTATTATGAAGAATTATCGAATGCTGATAAAAACAAGAGCTTAATCAGCCTGACAATCATCAGCGGACAGGGAATGGGATCCAAAGCCCTTTGGTCCGACGGGGAATTTATTTTAAAGCAGGGAGATGAAACGATTTTTGACGATTTTTCCGAGGAATTAAAAAACCTTGATAAAACCCAGACCATTAAGATTCAAAACAGCACTCTGTTCTGCGAATTGGTGACAGGGGAAAAATACATGGTGGTATGCGGAGCCGGACATATTTCTATTCCCATCATCAGAATCGGAAAAATGCTGGGCTTTCATGTTACGGTAATTGATGACAGAGTATCCTTTGCCAATACCGCAAGAAAAGAGGGGGCCGACGCAGTAATCTGCAAGCCCTTCCGGGAAGCCTTGGAAGAGATCAGCGGAAGTACAGGCCATTATTTTATCATCGTTACCAGGGGTCACCGTCATGACCAGGACTGCTTATCCCAGATCATAGGCAAGAAAAATGCCTACATCGGCATGATCGGCAGCAGAGCCCGGGTAAAACTGGTAAAGGATTTTCTGGAAAGCGAAGGAGTAAGCAGAGTGCTGTTAGACAAAATCTACACTCCTATCGGCTTAAAAATCAATGCCCAGACCCCGGAAGAAATCGCCGTAGCCATTATGGCAGAGATTATTCAAATCAAAAACGGAAGCAGAAAAACCTTTGGATATCCTAAGGAGATCCTTGAGGGACTCATTTCCCGGGAGTCGGATGACATACCAAGGTCTCTTGTCACCATTGTATCCAGAAAGGGCTCCGCTCCCCGGGATGTGGGTTCAAAAATGATCGTGATGCTTGACGGAAGCACCATGGGGACCATTGGAGGCGGCTGCGTGGAGGCCGAGGTGTGTGCCATTGCAAGAGAAGTTGCCAGGGATAAAACACCGGTGTTGAAAAAGGTTGACATGACTCCGGACAACGCAGAGGATGAGGGAATGGTATGCGGAGGAATCGTAGAGGTCTATATAGAGCCGGTATGA
- a CDS encoding alpha-mannosidase: protein MIQIKERIGKLVEDLKGLTYSKEVPVTRYRMLKSGERFLNVQDLNTDDWEELTSAELWGGHREYFWFETVITIPEGFKDQWVVYELKTGREGQWDATNPQFTIYINGIRRQGLDVNHRDVLLTEKAEPGETFRIVLSAFTGDQNFKLVMDSRIKVLDRETEQYYYDISVPYQVARLLPDSDSAYLSIIHAVNESLNLLDLRKEYSEEYYESLKKARQYMKEEFYDKYSGSSKETVYCVGHTHIDVAWLWTLAVTEDKAVRSFSTVLELMKQYPEYIFMSSQPQLYKYVKKHAPEVYQEIKKRVAEGRWETEGGMFVEADCNLSSGESLVRQFLHGKEFFKEEFGKDNEILWLPDVFGYSAALPQIMKKCGIKYFMTTKISWNEFNKMPYDTFEWEGIDGTRILTHFSPSRDYHKAAEEGGTETEHFTTYNAYINPSQVKGAWARYSQKYLNDEVLMSFGYGDGGGGPTKDMLENQRRLEKGLPGCPRTVMTTSKAFFETLDQNVRGEKYLPSWVGELYLEYHRGTYTSMARNKKYNRKSEFLFENAEFYGMLDGILNQNPYPREEIRDAWEVILRNQFHDILPGSSIKEVYEDSRKEYEAIGKTGRELVKRALIHIAEGVDARKNDLVVFNPNSYEGEGTADFQAPEQMDNLTVMDGEVMLPAQKTGSGAWLFCPSKVPSKGYKTFTLKPGRCDTGLRADERHLENDYVCVTFHENGQISSIYDKGNDREVLQENRCANVLMTYEDRPHNYDAWDVNNYYVEKSWEITQVSGMELVENGPVRATICVKRKYLDSTIEQYISLLYNSSEILIRNEIDWKENHIFLKSLFPVDIHTDEATYEIQYGNVKRKTHFNTMWDYAKFEVCMHKWIDVSEDDYGVSMINDCKYGCHVHNGEIGISMLKSASYPNPDADKEHHSFVFSIYPHKGDWKKANTIQKAYSMNNPMTALVKENDGGRLPGEYSLVKADAHNVVIEVVKQSQKGTQMILRFYETNNKRTRGNMTFGMNVQRIVECNMLEEEEAEVSCQDRTVPFLLHPYEIKTWKVTFQ from the coding sequence ATGATACAGATCAAAGAACGGATTGGAAAACTGGTGGAGGATTTAAAGGGTCTGACCTATTCCAAGGAAGTTCCTGTCACCAGATACCGGATGTTAAAATCCGGAGAACGCTTTTTAAATGTTCAGGACCTTAATACCGATGACTGGGAGGAACTAACTAGTGCAGAACTGTGGGGGGGCCACAGGGAATATTTCTGGTTTGAAACAGTCATTACCATTCCCGAGGGGTTTAAGGATCAATGGGTGGTGTATGAGTTAAAAACCGGAAGAGAAGGTCAGTGGGATGCCACGAATCCCCAGTTTACCATTTACATCAATGGCATCAGACGGCAGGGGCTTGACGTCAATCACAGGGATGTCCTGCTGACGGAAAAGGCAGAGCCAGGTGAGACGTTTCGAATCGTTTTATCCGCATTTACCGGGGATCAGAATTTTAAGCTTGTTATGGATTCCAGGATAAAGGTGTTAGACAGGGAAACAGAACAGTATTATTATGATATTTCCGTTCCCTATCAGGTCGCCAGGCTTCTTCCTGACAGTGACAGTGCCTATCTCTCCATCATTCATGCAGTGAATGAATCCTTAAATCTTCTGGACTTAAGAAAGGAATATTCGGAAGAATATTATGAAAGCCTGAAAAAAGCCAGGCAATATATGAAGGAAGAATTCTATGATAAATATAGCGGAAGCAGCAAAGAAACGGTTTACTGCGTGGGTCATACCCACATTGACGTAGCCTGGTTATGGACCCTTGCGGTTACGGAGGATAAGGCGGTAAGAAGCTTTTCCACGGTGCTGGAGCTGATGAAGCAGTACCCGGAATACATCTTTATGTCAAGCCAGCCCCAGCTTTATAAATATGTTAAGAAGCATGCTCCTGAGGTTTACCAGGAGATTAAAAAACGAGTTGCAGAAGGAAGATGGGAGACAGAAGGCGGCATGTTTGTGGAAGCAGACTGCAATCTTTCCTCCGGGGAGTCTCTTGTTCGCCAGTTCCTGCATGGCAAGGAATTCTTTAAGGAAGAATTCGGGAAGGATAATGAAATCTTATGGCTTCCCGATGTATTCGGATATTCCGCCGCACTTCCCCAGATCATGAAAAAATGCGGCATCAAATATTTTATGACTACAAAAATCAGCTGGAATGAATTTAATAAAATGCCTTATGACACCTTTGAATGGGAAGGAATTGACGGAACAAGAATTTTAACCCACTTCAGCCCAAGTCGTGATTATCATAAGGCGGCTGAGGAAGGCGGAACAGAAACCGAGCATTTTACCACCTATAACGCATACATAAACCCATCCCAGGTAAAGGGGGCCTGGGCCAGATACAGCCAGAAATATTTAAATGATGAGGTTTTAATGTCCTTTGGCTACGGGGACGGAGGCGGAGGTCCTACCAAGGACATGCTGGAAAACCAGCGGAGGCTTGAAAAAGGGCTTCCGGGATGTCCAAGGACCGTAATGACCACGTCCAAGGCATTTTTTGAAACACTGGACCAGAACGTGAGAGGGGAAAAATATCTGCCTTCCTGGGTGGGAGAGTTATACCTGGAGTACCACAGGGGCACCTATACCTCCATGGCCAGAAACAAGAAGTACAACAGGAAATCAGAGTTTCTGTTTGAAAATGCCGAATTCTACGGAATGCTTGATGGGATATTAAATCAGAATCCTTACCCCAGGGAGGAGATCCGGGATGCCTGGGAAGTGATTTTAAGAAACCAGTTTCACGATATCCTTCCGGGATCCTCCATAAAAGAAGTCTATGAGGATTCCAGAAAGGAATATGAAGCAATCGGGAAGACCGGAAGAGAACTGGTAAAACGCGCCCTGATCCATATTGCAGAAGGAGTGGATGCCCGTAAGAATGATCTTGTGGTATTCAATCCCAACAGTTATGAGGGGGAAGGAACCGCAGATTTTCAGGCTCCGGAACAAATGGATAACCTTACGGTAATGGATGGGGAGGTGATGCTGCCAGCTCAGAAAACCGGAAGCGGCGCCTGGCTGTTTTGTCCTTCCAAGGTTCCTTCCAAGGGTTACAAGACCTTTACATTAAAGCCTGGAAGATGTGACACCGGTTTAAGAGCGGATGAAAGGCATCTGGAAAACGATTACGTCTGTGTGACCTTTCATGAAAATGGACAGATTTCTTCAATTTATGATAAGGGAAATGACCGGGAAGTCCTTCAGGAAAACAGGTGTGCCAATGTGCTTATGACTTATGAGGACCGGCCCCATAATTATGACGCCTGGGATGTGAACAATTATTACGTAGAAAAATCCTGGGAGATTACCCAAGTAAGCGGCATGGAGCTTGTGGAAAACGGACCGGTCCGGGCTACCATATGTGTAAAGAGAAAGTATCTGGATTCCACCATAGAGCAGTATATTTCACTTCTATATAACAGTTCTGAAATCCTTATAAGAAATGAAATTGACTGGAAGGAAAACCATATTTTCTTAAAGTCCCTGTTCCCGGTTGATATTCATACGGATGAAGCCACTTATGAAATCCAGTATGGAAATGTAAAACGGAAAACCCATTTTAATACCATGTGGGATTATGCAAAATTTGAGGTATGCATGCATAAGTGGATTGATGTTTCCGAGGATGATTACGGGGTCAGTATGATCAATGACTGTAAATACGGCTGCCACGTCCATAATGGTGAAATTGGAATTTCCATGCTGAAATCAGCATCCTACCCGAATCCGGATGCTGATAAGGAACACCACAGCTTCGTATTTTCCATCTATCCCCATAAGGGTGACTGGAAAAAGGCAAATACAATACAAAAGGCGTATTCCATGAATAACCCAATGACAGCCCTTGTGAAAGAGAATGACGGAGGACGGCTTCCCGGAGAATATTCTCTGGTAAAGGCGGATGCCCATAACGTTGTCATTGAGGTGGTAAAGCAGTCACAAAAAGGGACTCAAATGATCCTGCGTTTTTATGAGACAAACAACAAACGGACCAGGGGGAATATGACCTTTGGCATGAACGTTCAAAGAATTGTGGAATGCAATATGCTGGAGGAGGAGGAAGCAGAAGTAAGCTGTCAGGACAGAACAGTTCCATTTCTACTTCACCCTTACGAAATCAAAACCTGGAAGGTCACGTTCCAGTAA